In the Clostridium sp. 'White wine YQ' genome, CACCTGCTTAAAGGAATAAAGATATTTGAAATAGATACGGACACAAATATGATAACTGTTATTAAAGAGTAAAGTTGTATGAAATTATTATTTAGATTATGAGGTGTTAAAGGGATGGAGAATGGACAAAAGACATTAAATGATTTGTTTGATGGGAAGAAAATTTTCAAGGTACCTGAATATCAAAGGGCATATGCCTGGGGTGAGAAACAACTTTCTGATTTCATTGATGATTTTAAGAATCAGAAACTGAATAAGGATTATTTTTTTTGAACAATACTTTTTCAAGAAACAGGTAAACGTGGAGCCTACGATATAATTGAAATAGTTGATGGACAGCAGCGAATTACAACACTGATAATATTTTTAAATTCCCTATTGTCAAAATATACAGATTGCGATGCAGATACAAAAGAACTATATTTGGAGACATACATAAAATATAAATCAGCATTCAAACTTGAGGTTTTATCTGAAGACAATGAATTCTTTACAACATATATTCTTGAAGGTAATGATATGCCAGCTGAAATAATTTCCACCCCTTCTCAAAAGAAACTCTTATTTGCAAAACAATATTTTGATTCGAAAATTATCGGTGAATTTACACAATCTCAACTAAAAGAATTACTACAAAAGGTAGAAAGTACTAAAGTGCTAACATACTCCGTTCAAGATAAAGCAGAAGCTACATTAATATTTGAAACAACTAATGATAGTGGAAAACAACTTACTAATTTAGAAAAAACAAAAAGTTTTATGATGTACAAAACATACATATCTTCGGATGAACCAGAGTCCTTACTTTCTAATATCCAATCTCGCTTTAGCGAAATATATAAGGCTTATTCGGATATAGATAATTTTATTGATGAGAATTCAATCCTTCAATATAATTTTATAGCTTATGAGGAATGGAAGATTACACAACAAAGGAAAGAATATCAAATTTATATGGAGATGATGAAAAATAAGGTAAATGAACTTATTAAAGCTGATAAAAAGGACAAGACATTAAAATATATAGATGGATACACTAAAAATCTAAGAGAAACGTTCTCTGTTATGCAAAATATTTTAAAAAGCGATTTAGAGGAATTAATGGATATACAGGTGCTAGGAAATGTGGCTAATTTCTATCCATTACTTATTAAGGCTTACCGTTTTGACGGTTCTGATAAAAAGACTAGTTTTAAAAGGGTTTGCAGGTTAGTTGAAATATTCAGCTTTAGAGTTTACAGCATATTTGGTGGGATGGCAAACAAGGGTCAGTCCAGATTGTACACCCTTGCGAGAGAATTTAATGGTGACTACGAGAAATTATGCAGTGATTTAAAAACTGCAATTAAAGATTTTAGTTCTGATAAGGATTTTATAGAGTACATAGGTGATAGCCCCTTTTTTACATATTACTCTTCAACAATAAAGAATTATTTCTTTTGGAAGTATGAAAATTATTTAAGAGATTCTGAACAGCCGGTTGCAGCACCAATTCCTCATTCAATTTTTAAAACTTAGAATAAGAGATATAAATTTTCAATTGAGCATATTCTGCCACAGAATCCAAAGGAAGAGGATCTGAAGATTATTACAGAAGAACTCAAGCATGACAAAATTAATGAGAGTTTTGTGGAAACATATCTTCATTCAATAGGAAATCTTACAATAGACCCAATATCGGCTAATTCAAGTAAGGGTAATGCTGATATAAAAGTTAAGAATACGGTATATTTTAAAAAGGCTCCTTTTAAAACACAAAATGAACTTGAGCAATTCCTTGATAAAGGGAAATGGACGCACAAATCAATTGAATCAAGAAAGGAAAAGCTTATTAATTTTGCAAAGGAAATGTGGTGTGATTACGAAAGTATGTAAATCTCCGATAGTTTGGAGCGAGATAATGTAGTCATAAATGGCATCTAAAAATAGAAAGTTACTGTTCGGAGATGACACCAAACAGCTCTTGCTGGTAAAGTATTAAAAAGATTAGAGAGGATAAAGATGAGTAGATATAATCAAGATACGCAAAGGATTGCTGAAGCTATAAGGATAGCTACTCAGACAGCAAAAGTACACTATAATTACTTAGAAAAAATAAATAAAAGAGTTCTTGAAGACATAGAAAAATATCTGAATAATAGAAATTTTGACAGTCTATATAAGGATATAGCTAAATATGATAAAAAACTTGCGCACCAAATAAAAGAATTAATTAGAGAAAGAAACTCTGTTATTGAAGGGTTTCAGATAACTCGAGAACAGATATTTGATGAAAAGTTACATAATTTGAATAACTTTACTATAATGCTCTTTGGAAGAACAATGTCCGGTAAAAGTACAACGATACAAGCTTTCCTAGGAGAGGATTTAAAAATAAACGGAAATGGAACACCTGACTGGACAAAGGATATTTTTGAGTATAATTGGAATGGAATTCGTTTGGTTGATACACCAGGTATTGAGGGCTTTGATGAGAGTAATTTTCATTTAGCTAATAACTATATGGAACAAGCAGACTTGATATTAATGGTTATAAGTGATGACCATATCGAACCAAGTTTAATTGAAAAATTAGCAGAACTACTCAAGGAGAACAAACCTTTTGCAGTTATACTAAATGTAAAAGCAGGCAATCCTAAAATAGTTTTAAAATGTCCTGAGCGTGTCATTAGAGACGAAGAAGTTGAGGGGCATGTTCATAGGATAAAAGATTATTTAAAAAAGGAGTTTTCAATTTTTCAGAGTTCTCAACGAGTATCAGAAATACCTATATTTCCAGTGTTTATGGAAGGTGCGTTTAGATCACAGCTTGCACTTAAAAATAGCGAATTATCAATTGAAGAGATAGGGATGCATGAAAAATTATATAAGTGTAGTAGATTTGATTCAGTTATTAAATATATTTGTGAAACTGTGGTTGCAGATGCAGCTGTTATAAAAACACGTTCAGCATATGATTCATTCATTTATAGATTAGAAGAAGTAGAAGATGTGCTTAGGTCAAAAGTTTTTCCGCTCAAGGCACAGGCAGATACACTAGCAAAGAAAAGGCCCAGAATTATTAAAGATATAAGAAATATTAAAGAAAAGCTATTTGTGGATTTTGAAATAATTAAGGAAATATTTGATGAAAAAATATTTGGTGTAGATGCTTTTGTAGAGAAATATATTTCAGAAGGGGCAGATGGTAAGATTCATAAAAAATACGAAAACTATTTGGATTGGGAGAATGTTAGAAAAAGACTGCTTCAGTACCAAGAAGACTCAATAAAAGCTATAAATATATATATGTCTACCTTTGAAGAAGATATGGGTTTTGATTTGAATATTGTTGCAGAAAATGTAAGCAGAAATATTGGTTATGAGACAACGATTGATATTGGTAAGCTAAATTCCGCTAAGTTCAAGAAGACCACTGCAAAAGTAATAAAAACGGTTGGAAGAACTGCTGCAGGAGTAGCTCCATCTGCATTACTTGGGTGGTCAGTTACCAACTTCTGGAATCCTACTGGATGGGTAGCATTGGCAGCTGGTGCTGGAGTATTGGTTGCTGGTGGTGTAGTAGGTTATATTGGTTCTGAAGAAGTGAAAAATATAGGAAATGACTTAGAAAACAGCGGTAATAGAGATATCCAGCAAGAAAAGAATAATACTATCAGAGAACTAAAAAAAGATTTAAGTAAAAATTATCAAAACTTAAAAGATAAGAATGAAAAATGGATTAATGCAGTTATTGAAACCACAAGAAAGAAATTAATTGATGGTATGGATTTATCACTAAAGGAATCAGATGTATACATTAATGAAACCTTCAGCTTAATGAATTCACTTTCTAATATTAGGATTGATGTTCTAAAAAAAGAAATGGAGTACATCTTTAGTACAATTATGGATGATGAGCACATAATCCTGTTTAATATACATCGTGTGGTTCGAAAAGTTGGGCACAGGCTGAAAATTGGAATAATACCCGCACAAGATGCTGATGTCGATATTGTAAAAATAGCAATTGGTTTAGATGGGCGATATATTAGGAAAATTCGTAAGAATTTTGGCCAAGAAATAATTAATATTGTTGGATATAAGGATATTTGGGGGAAATGGGGTGAAAAACAGGTTGTTGAAGCATTGGGTGTAAAATCTATCACAGAAGAAAGGGTACGAATAGAGGAAAAGAATTCTCGTAAAATCGTTTTTGTAAAAGAATGTACCAGACAGGAACTTGGACTTCTGTATGATAAGAAAAAAACAAATCACTTTTTATCAGAAGCATTGCTAAGATGTAAGATTAATTTTGAGGAGGTGCAATAGTGAAAGAAGTTAATTATATGAAGGTTTCCACTATGACTCAAAATATTTGCAGAAAAATGTTGAGCATTTTGGACAATCTCTCAACAACAGAATTTCCACAGTGTAGCAAATGGACTGAAAAGTTAAAATCAGTCATACCAGATTCAGATGCCCCGCTTACTATAGCTTTGGTTGGAGAATATGATGTGGGTAAATCTTCTATTATAAAAGCTTTAACAGGTAAAGATGTTTTAATTAATTCAAATGTAGCAACAAGTGAGGTTAAAATTTTTCAATATCAAGGACTCAAGCTAATAGATTTGCCAGGTACCCTTTCTGGTCTTGAGGAACATGATGAAATGGCCTTTAGAGCAGCGGCAGATAGTGATTTACTAATATATGTTATTACAAATGAATTATTCAATTCATACAATATACAGGCTTTTTTTGATACTATGAATTTACTCAAAAAAAGTAAACAGTGTATGTTAGTTATTAATCAGATTGATAGAGTTAATTTAATGGATAGAAGTATAGATGAAGCAATAGGAATAATGAAAGAAGAGTTAACGATAAGATTACAACCATATAACATTGAGCAATTCTCACCCATATTTATTTCTGCAAGGAATTATATTGATTCACTAGAAGAAGATGATGATGAGATTAAAAGCGAACTTTATGAAAGCAGTAGAATTACATCTCTTATTGATGGACTAAATACCTTCTGCTTTAATAACAGAATAATAGGTAGACTTTCAAGCCCCTTACAAAGTATATTAGCAATTCTTGATTCTATCAGAATAGCTTCAAGTGATGAGGGTAACGAATTTGATATACTCAACAACTATTATTCGAGACAGAAGAGAATTTTTAACGAATGTGAGAATAAGATTAAGGGAAACTTTAATAAGCTTAGAATTCAAAAAAAACAGGATATTTTGGGGTTATGCTTGCCTATTGTGCAAGCTTTTGAAAGAAAAGCGGATCCTACTGAAATAGAGGAAGTATATGATGAAGCAGATGAAAGACTCCAGGAAATGATTGATAGCATAGCAGATGAGTTGCAAAAATCACTTAAGGAACCAATAACTGAGTTACAAGAAAAACTTGAAGAATTCGAGAATAGCCCTGTAAGTGGAGAAGTTAAAGAGATTATTTATAATGCAGAATTGAAAATTGACGGACTTGAAATGGGTAAAAAACCGGTGAAGATACCAGAGGAGCTTAAAGGAAATATTAAAAGAGGTATAGATGATCTTGGTAAGGCTATAGGTGATAATGCAGATGATTTGGCAAAACACTTTGTTGAGATATATAAAAACATGACTAAAACTAAGTTTAAACCTTATGGTAAAATAAAAATGACAGACAAGGTAGGGAAAGTACTCGGTAAAGCAGGAAAAGTACTCGGTTGGCTTGCAGTAGGCTGGGATTTATATTGTAATGTTAAAGAAGAGTTGGATAGAGATAAGTGGGATAAACAGTTGAGGGAGTTTAAAGCTGAAACAAAACAAAAATTTGTTGAAGTTGCTAAAGACTTCGAACAAACAATAATTGCCGCCACAGACACTTTTCTAAAAGATGAGATACAAAGCAAAATTAAATCTATAGATGCAAAACGAGATGAGTTGCTAAATACTAACCAGAATAATAAGCAAGCTAAGAAAAAGATAAAAGATATTGAAGACGAGATAAATGCAGCATTAATGGAAATTAACACGATTGCTTAGATATTAGTGGTTTAAAGCAGCACTCTAATGGGGGTGGAAGATTATAATTCTGCATATAGGTATAAATAAAAAGTGTTTCACGACCCCCAACCCCTTAAAGCACCCCCTACTTTTAAAGCACTAATTGTGCGTTTTAGTATCAATAAACTGTCAAAACACACGTGGAGTGTGTGGCGTTGATAGAGAGGAAATAGGGTGATATCAAAGGTTTTTAAGTGAAAATTGAAGTGTGTTTTATGTTCCCTCAGACTTAGTGTTTGGGGGGATTTTTGTGTTAGGGTGTCTAACAAATACGCAGAACTAGGGATATTTGCATTAAGGTTTGGGTTTTGCGCATTTATCTAGAATAAGAAAGTGATTAACTCATTGTTGATATGTTTTGATAGACATTTCACGTTGAGAGTGTTGTATTGATAACAAAAGTAAAATAATATAGGGAAATAAACCTTGAAAACAAGCTGTCTTAAGAGGATTAGCACTATTTAAGATGACAAATCGAACAAAAAAAGACCGGCTGGTATTGCTACCAGTCGGTGGAGGAGCTGTTAATACATTATACTATGCGGTTTGTTTCGATAAATAGTAATGGAACCTTCAATACAGTTCTTACAGCTGATGTTTCCAGATATGCGCTGCTTGGTAGTTTGAAAGGCCTTAGTAAACTTATTGATCATTACGCGAGTATATTGCTTTCCATATCTTTTTATATAGTTTAGCATTGTTCTTCTTATCAATTTATTATTCATTCTAGTGAACATCCTTTAGCTTATACATTGCGCGACGCCCGTATTTTCCCATGTCTAAAAAAACAATTCCTACTTCATTATCACTGATGTAGTTGTAGAATCTTTTTCCGAAAACACCTGCCGGACCTCTTTCGATATTCCAATCCTCACCATACACATCAGGTAGTGAAAATTCTTGTCCATTTGAAAAACGTCCATCATGTGCACGTCTTACAGCTTCTTCTGGGGTGAAGATTGTATTCTCTGGAAATAGTTTGTTACGTATTAAATCTTGAATACTCATTTTCTCTGCTTGAGCCATTTCGCTTAGCTTCTGATAATACTCGTCATTTAAAGTTAATTTTACAATTGGCATACATTAGTCCTCCTTTACATGTTGGGTACCTGTTCTATAAATATAGTATAACATGTAAGGTACCAACGTGCAATACTTTTGAGAAAATTTTATTTTCACCGTAAAATCAGTCGCTAGTTATACTTAGGAAGTTGAAGGAGTAGGTCTCCTTACTTTCTATAGAAATGAGGTGAAGCCTTATTGGGTAAGTTACAAGTATCAGTAAGGAAATACTAATCCGACAGTATACCAGGCGCTGACGCAGATAAAAAATGATTCGAAGAGGTATCGACCACTTGTGTATATCTGTTCACAGTTTTCTGGTGATGTGGAAGTAAACACAGGCAAGGCAATGAGGTGCAGTAGATTTGTAGTTGATGCAGACGGAGATTAACAAAGCAAAAAAGAAGAACATGACAATCCGTTATTTTACGGAAGATTTAGTGGAGGCATAAGAAATGCAACTAACATTATTTACAGCAAACTGTGCCAGCGATAAAGCAAATTACAGTTATCCCAATCAGATGCATGTCACCTGTCCAAAGGAGCTGCAAAAAGCAGTAAGAGTCAACCACCTATGCAATGTACAAAGAGAATTACACAAGCATTGATAATTTTATAAGCTCAGATTGTATGGTGATGGATATTGATAATGACCATTCGGAAAATCCGATAGATTGGATTACAGCAGAAAAAATTGAATCTCTTTTTGAAGATGTGGACTACATGCTCACGGACAAGCCGCCACCACATGATTTCAAAAGAAGGAAAAACTGCAAGACCGAAATACTATATTTATTTTCCTATTGAGGAGTGCAGTGATGCAAATATCTATGGTGCTATGAAGGTTTCACTTCAAAAGAAATATACTTTCATTGACGATAACGCACTGGATGCAGCCTGATTCCTATTTGGCGCAGAAAGTGATGATGTTGTTTGGCATGAAGGCTGGCTAACTGTAGATGATTTGGTGGAACCGGAGACGGATTTTGATGAAGAGGATACTTCATCAAGTGGTCCTATTTAAGAAGGAAGTCGCAACAATACCATGTCTCACTTTGCAGCAAGAGTTCTAAAACGTTACGGAATTACAGAAAAGGCTCGTGACGCATTTTGGGAACACGCAAAGAAATGTGATCCGCCACTGCCAGATGAGGAGCTAGATACCATTTGGGCCAGCGCAGTTCGTTTCTTTAATAAGAAGGTCGTAAGTCAGGATGGATATGTTCCACCTGAAGAATATAATGCAAATTTTGAAGGTTATTCTTTGAAACCGGAGGATTACTCTAATATTGGAGAAGCTAAAGTGCTGGTGCGTGAGTATGGAAATGAACTGAAATATACCAATGATACGGACTATCTTCGTTATGACTGAGATTGCTGGCAGGAGGATAAACAGTTAGCTATCGGTGCAGTTGAGGAGTTTTTAGATTAGCAGCTGGCGGATGCTCAGGATGAACTCCAAAAGGAAACTGAGGCTCTAATTGGTGCTGGGGTTCCTTAAGAAATCGTAAAAGCTGGTGGAGCTACACTTGCAAAAGAAGTATCAGGTAATCAGATGAGACCATATTTTAGGTTTATTGGTGCCCAGACTTATTTAAAATTTGTATTAAAGCGTCGTGATTATAAGTTTATTATGGCAACGGCAAATACTGCCTAGCCAATGCTCTCTATTTCAGTATCGGATCTAGATAAGGATTAGAACCTCTTAAATACACCAGTAGCAACATACAACCTAAAAAAAGGACTTGCTGGTGAGCAGCCACATGATCCGCATGACTTAATTACCAAGATGACTACCTGCTCTCAAAGAGATAGGTAACAGCTATGGCTAGATACCTTAGATTTGTTCTTTTGTAAGGACCAGGAGCTTATTGATTACGTGCAGCAGGTTGTTGGAATGAATTTAATAGAATTCTTTACTGAATAAATCTTAGTTAATAGAATTTTAATTTTTTAATTAGAAAAATAATAATTTAAATAAGTTCTAAATCCATTTCTCAATCATATTGTAGAATATAAGTTAAATTTAAGAGGTGGAATTTATGGCTTACGAGAAGAGTTGGACTGAAGGGGTCTATAGTAATGATGATGTTAAGAGAATAGGGGAAACATTAATTAAAAAGATTAAAGAAAATAAAGGAACGTACACTGCAAAGCTTGGAGAGATAGGCGAAATATGTGGATACAAATTTAATGATGATGGAATGCTTGAAAACTATGGTGGATTATTTAAAGCTATACAAGTAGCGAAAAGACAATATAATATTCAATCAATTAACAAAGGAAGAAAAGGGAATATGTACTGTTTAAAGGAAGTCTCAAAAGAGAAAAGTGCTTATGATGAAGATTTAGAGGTACTAGAATCTATTAAAAGTATTATGGAAACAATAGACTTTGAAAAAATTACCACGGATAAAGCTATAAGAATGTTAAAGTTAATAAAAAAAATATTAGTTTAAAGGGGGAGTTTATATTGATAAACAATAAAAAACCAGTAAATGTTTATGTGATACTTGGAGAAGCTAATATGAGAAAATCATCTACAATGAGGTGCTTATCTGGAATAGATAGAAAAAATGTTTATGAAATTCAGCATATAAACGGAAGTATAAGAGACACATTTGTTAGAATTTCTTCTCTTCAAGAAGCTGATTGTACTGAATTTGAATTCGTAACATATGTAACTAAAGAAGTTAAAAAACATTATGATGATATATTTATAAGTCTTAGGATTAAAGGATTTATTCATCCAAAATCCAAAAGACCATTAAATTCAGCACAAGACTATATTAATCATTTTGTAAGTATTGGATGGACTGTTATTAAGATTGTTGATTTTCAAGATTCAAAAAATATAGTTTCACTCGGAAATATAACACCAACTTTAACCCTAATAGATACTGATAAAAAGACATCAAATTATACAGCTTCTATAGTAAGAAATCACTTCAATTGGATATAGTTTAAGTGCATGGCAATAAACTTCGCTCTTTTCTACCCATTTTTAGGAGGTAAGCCAAATGAAAATACCAATAATAACAAGACTTTTGGTGTCTAGAGCAGGTCCTAAAAATAGTTTTTTGGGAAGTATCTATGGCTTTTTATTTGGTAGCACCACAAGTGGGAAAACAGTACTTGCAGATGCACCAAATCCTGAGATGACATCATTTGTGTTCAGAGAAACATTAATGGGTCATCTTTTACTTTCGGATTAGTTATTCTTCGATAGCTATGGCTAAAAATACAATTGATATGACAATAGCTACTGAGGAATATGGTGCTAAATTCTTTGTAAATGGTGCTAATCCTGGAGGTGTACTTGAGGCATCCAAGGGTATTAAAAGACCCTGCAAGAGTTAGAGAAATTTGGAACAGTATGCATCAAGGTAGGTCCAACGCGCATAGGGTGCAGTTTTAGAAGAAGGAATGAAGTTTCAAAGCATAGTTATTCCATCAGAACAAGCATAGTTTTTACAGACTAGAAAATTTCAAATAGATGAGATAGCAATGATATTTAGAATCCCACCTCATATAATTGGAGATCTTGATAAATCATGTATTTGCAACATAGAACAGCAATCACTTGAATTTGTTATGTACACACTTGATCCGTGGGTGGTTAGGTGGGAACAGGCTAAAAAAGAGCTTTATTTAATAAAAGTGAAAAGAAAGAATACTTTGTTAAGTTCAATGTTGATGGCTTGCTAGATGGTACTGAGATAGAAGTTATAATTGAGTAAATAATTAAAAAATACTGATTGTGGTGATTTTATCATAATTGGTGTTTTTTGTTTTGCCAGTGATTTGCACAGAGAATTTCTTTTTTTATTTTTAACTTAGGAAACGATGAAATTAATGAAATACCCAAATATATTAGAGTGGAACATGATGCATATATTTTTCTATCCTATGGATTAATTAATTAAATTCCAGTTTATTGAATATTATGTAGAATTGTGTTAATGATTATTATAAAATTAATATAAGCATAAAAAAATATTTCCTTTTATCCATATGATTGGATATCGTGAAGAAATATAGATGGGAAAAATTAGAACTAAAAATTTCTACTAAGTTACTAAGCTATATGACATTGTTATAGGAGATTTCATTATGAAGAAAAAAATACTTTTAATAACACCTGAGAATGAGGAAATAAATAAATTTAGAAAAAATCAATTCAATAATTTTATTCAGATTACTATGCCATATTTAGCAGCTTTTATAGATGAAAATAAATATGAAATAACTTTAGTAGATGAATATAATCAACCAGTTCCATATGAAGATAAATTTCATTTAGTTGCAATAACGGTAAATACATCAAATGCTACGCATTGTTATGATATCTCTAAAAAATTTAGAGATAAAAATACTAAAGTTGTAATGGGAGGACCTCATGCGACATTATTACCAGAAGAGGTAAAGAAACATTGTGATTATATAATGGTTGGAGAAGGAGAAATTATATGGCCAGAATTTTTACAGGATTTTTATCAAGATAAAGCAAAATCAGAATATATTTGTAAAGAAGTACCTACCCTTAAAAATATACCTATAGTAAGAAGAGATTTAATCCATAGGAGGCACTTTACAAAGGGAGCAGTTATCTCTTCAAGAG is a window encoding:
- a CDS encoding HNH endonuclease family protein; this translates as MEHILPQNPKEEDLKIITEELKHDKINESFVETYLHSIGNLTIDPISANSSKGNADIKVKNTVYFKKAPFKTQNELEQFLDKGKWTHKSIESRKEKLINFAKEMWCDYESM
- a CDS encoding GTPase domain-containing protein, yielding MSRYNQDTQRIAEAIRIATQTAKVHYNYLEKINKRVLEDIEKYLNNRNFDSLYKDIAKYDKKLAHQIKELIRERNSVIEGFQITREQIFDEKLHNLNNFTIMLFGRTMSGKSTTIQAFLGEDLKINGNGTPDWTKDIFEYNWNGIRLVDTPGIEGFDESNFHLANNYMEQADLILMVISDDHIEPSLIEKLAELLKENKPFAVILNVKAGNPKIVLKCPERVIRDEEVEGHVHRIKDYLKKEFSIFQSSQRVSEIPIFPVFMEGAFRSQLALKNSELSIEEIGMHEKLYKCSRFDSVIKYICETVVADAAVIKTRSAYDSFIYRLEEVEDVLRSKVFPLKAQADTLAKKRPRIIKDIRNIKEKLFVDFEIIKEIFDEKIFGVDAFVEKYISEGADGKIHKKYENYLDWENVRKRLLQYQEDSIKAINIYMSTFEEDMGFDLNIVAENVSRNIGYETTIDIGKLNSAKFKKTTAKVIKTVGRTAAGVAPSALLGWSVTNFWNPTGWVALAAGAGVLVAGGVVGYIGSEEVKNIGNDLENSGNRDIQQEKNNTIRELKKDLSKNYQNLKDKNEKWINAVIETTRKKLIDGMDLSLKESDVYINETFSLMNSLSNIRIDVLKKEMEYIFSTIMDDEHIILFNIHRVVRKVGHRLKIGIIPAQDADVDIVKIAIGLDGRYIRKIRKNFGQEIINIVGYKDIWGKWGEKQVVEALGVKSITEERVRIEEKNSRKIVFVKECTRQELGLLYDKKKTNHFLSEALLRCKINFEEVQ
- a CDS encoding GTPase, producing MKEVNYMKVSTMTQNICRKMLSILDNLSTTEFPQCSKWTEKLKSVIPDSDAPLTIALVGEYDVGKSSIIKALTGKDVLINSNVATSEVKIFQYQGLKLIDLPGTLSGLEEHDEMAFRAAADSDLLIYVITNELFNSYNIQAFFDTMNLLKKSKQCMLVINQIDRVNLMDRSIDEAIGIMKEELTIRLQPYNIEQFSPIFISARNYIDSLEEDDDEIKSELYESSRITSLIDGLNTFCFNNRIIGRLSSPLQSILAILDSIRIASSDEGNEFDILNNYYSRQKRIFNECENKIKGNFNKLRIQKKQDILGLCLPIVQAFERKADPTEIEEVYDEADERLQEMIDSIADELQKSLKEPITELQEKLEEFENSPVSGEVKEIIYNAELKIDGLEMGKKPVKIPEELKGNIKRGIDDLGKAIGDNADDLAKHFVEIYKNMTKTKFKPYGKIKMTDKVGKVLGKAGKVLGWLAVGWDLYCNVKEELDRDKWDKQLREFKAETKQKFVEVAKDFEQTIIAATDTFLKDEIQSKIKSIDAKRDELLNTNQNNKQAKKKIKDIEDEINAALMEINTIA
- a CDS encoding DUF1413 domain-containing protein, which codes for MPIVKLTLNDEYYQKLSEMAQAEKMSIQDLIRNKLFPENTIFTPEEAVRRAHDGRFSNGQEFSLPDVYGEDWNIERGPAGVFGKRFYNYISDNEVGIVFLDMGKYGRRAMYKLKDVH
- a CDS encoding DUF7768 domain-containing protein, producing the protein MYICSQFSGDVEVNTGKAMRCSRFVVDADGD